In the genome of Paenibacillus pabuli, one region contains:
- a CDS encoding GNAT family N-acetyltransferase, translating to MLTRKMLGQGLPALCTERLVLRSLRQSDYSTLSELFSDPQVIRYVNRGSQPTPIRARRLLNQIRSSSAKLDSLHYGICWKGSEQIIGITSFQHWNDQNGTAQIGYILNRSCWGKGVATEAVRRLLEFGFDELQLYKVEARCYEANVSSERVLCKSGMSYERTLPSFVLSHEDGETPDTMLDVKVYSLYREQHVRFHLENCLQPLVSDKHE from the coding sequence ATGCTGACCCGAAAAATGCTGGGCCAAGGATTGCCTGCTTTATGCACAGAGCGCCTTGTTCTTCGATCATTACGTCAGAGTGATTACAGCACGCTATCGGAGCTGTTTTCCGACCCGCAGGTAATCCGTTATGTGAACAGGGGAAGTCAGCCCACACCAATCCGGGCTCGGCGATTATTGAATCAGATCCGCAGCAGCAGTGCCAAGCTGGATTCACTGCATTACGGCATCTGCTGGAAAGGCAGCGAACAGATCATCGGCATCACTTCATTCCAGCATTGGAACGACCAGAACGGTACCGCACAGATCGGATATATTCTAAACAGGTCCTGCTGGGGTAAGGGGGTCGCGACTGAAGCAGTGCGGCGTTTGCTGGAGTTCGGTTTTGACGAGCTTCAGTTGTACAAAGTGGAAGCCCGCTGTTACGAGGCGAATGTATCATCCGAACGGGTACTTTGTAAAAGTGGCATGAGTTATGAACGAACCCTGCCTTCGTTTGTATTGAGTCATGAGGATGGAGAGACGCCGGATACCATGCTGGATGTTAAGGTGTATAGTTTGTATCGTGAACAGCATGTCCGTTTTCATTTGGAAAATTGCCTGCAACCGCTGGTATCCGACAAGCACGAGTAA